Genomic segment of Catharus ustulatus isolate bCatUst1 chromosome 3, bCatUst1.pri.v2, whole genome shotgun sequence:
CTGGTGGCCAGCCTTCCATTTTAGCCGTTACTTGGCAAAAAGGAAttggcaggaaaataaaaacctttcatATGAAAAAGCTCTGGTGGCTGGAATCCTACTGGGAAAGggtatgaatttttttttttttcttttcaatacaTAGAACAGAAATAATGTCTAATTCTAGCTCTAATGATGTGATGCAGCTGATCTGCTGACTGGAAGAAATACAGtttctttcttctaaaaaaGATTCTTGTGTTTGGAGCTGAACATGAAAGGTATTTAAATTGGTTTGATATTTAACAATGAGGCAACGGACCTTGTCATGGTTTAGAATTGAGTTTTATCTGGCCTTGTTGAGCAGCCACAATACTGTTTGTCTTGTTTGACTTTCAAATCATAACTCCAAAAATGCACAACACCCTCCTATATTGTGAGGCCTGCAGGCAGTTTGCTTGCTGGATGCCAGCCAAAAAATTGATGTATGATATTAATGCTGCTTTACACTCTTGAAATTTTACCTTCTGATCTAATTTGCAGAgtaaaaatgcaagagaaaaaaagtattttgcaagGTAACAGGCATTTAAATATGTGTAGAATGTTTGCTGGACTAAGTGAGGATAGATTATTAATGATGCAGTTATGTCTGTAATGAGCATGTCTTGGATTTTAATACctttaattactgaaaaaaattttagcTGTTTGCATATTATTGAAACAATGAAAGCATTTTGTATTTGCTTGTATCATGGTACACCttaatgttggttttttttttcctttccttagaTTGCAAATACTTTAAATATGTATCACACCAAGGCTGCAAAGCTCAGCTGAAAAGGTTTCGGATGCTGAAGAAGTTTGTGAACAGGCACAATCTTGTCTACCTGAGAATATCTGGTCCTCCAGATTCCTCTGTTCAGCCTTGATGAGGTGGTGTCCTTAAGGTTCTTGGTgtactttttcctctctggaaaaCTGACTTCTGTGTTGGCTATTCCAAAACTTCTAGGCAGACTCTATTGACTCAGTActagacttttttttaatatatctatATAAAACCACtttgctttgtatttattttataataaaatggCTATAAATCAACTGATAATTATCAGCTGTGATAATGTTGAAGAATTTCTGTAATGTTACTCTCATATTTGTCTGAAATGCGAAGAGTGTTGATTCTAAATCCATCTTGAAagagcagaggcacagaaatACTGAGAAATTCTCTACCTGCTggaagatacttttttttttttttttcagtcttgccCATAAGTTGAAATATGCAGTGTTGCTGTGTTTGGAAAGCAGATGTTGATGTGTTATCATAAACCAGATGGGCTTTGATGAGCTGGTGACTCTCCTGTGATGACCTTGGAAGCATCCCACAGGGTGTTACTTGGGCTTCCCCCTTCCATTGTGTGCCTGTGTTCCTTTGTGGGTATGCATAGGAGCTTTTATCATTAACCCAAGTATAAAAGATgaatgctgggagccctggTGCTTGGTGAGAGCTCCCATGTAGTTTCCTTTTGTCCCCTCAGCTTATTGTGGCAGATGTGTGTGCCTTGAAGCAGCTGAGACTGTTGAGGAAGAAATGTGAAACAAAACACCAGAAGTTGGGGTGGAGGTAAGGAGAGTGAGAGGATAAAGAAGAGCTTGATGCCTGAAAAATCTGCTAATCCATTGTGGTGCTTCCAGCTTTCTCCTGTCACTTCTGGAAGCAGGATTGCTGTGGGGGATCATGTCCTCTCCAGGTGCTAGAATTATCATGCTGCAGTCAGCAAGTACAAGAGCATAGTCACAGCTTTTGTGTAACTGTCCCAAGCATTGCTCTTCCATGTCCTGCCAGAAACTTGCTGTTTCCTGATACCACAGTACTTGCATCTGAGACAAACCAGCAGATCACCAATCCAGAGTGAAATTTCTGAGCAAATCACTCTGTGCATACTGTGTTTTCAAGCCTGTGTGTTGTACTTTGAATGTGGTAAGTTGTAGTAGATTGGAATGTGTGGGAAATAGAAGAGGTGCAAGACTTTAGAAAACTGTGGGAAAGCAAATCTTAGAGtgaagaaatgcaagaaaacattttttctcttcaactTCTTTGGCTTTGAATTCTGTGCTCTAGATTTGGTTTTCCTATGAGTTTTATTCCCATCCTGTGGGCAAAGCTtctgtgaggatttttttttatcatgcaTGAAAGAAATAGCTCCCTTTCCATGTGACTGTGATCAAAGTTATCTTGTCCTGATTAGGGAAAAGTCatcctccagcacaggctgagtACAATGTGTACAAACACCTGCATCCCTAGCTGATAGGAAGGGCTTGCTCAAGCATTTTTCACCAAAGGGGAAAGTGTACAAAAgtataatgcattttaaatcagTTTAATGTCAAGTGGGATCAAACCCACAGAAAGCAATTGGCTTAAGTACAGGATTACTGCAGAATATCACAGTCACCTTGACATGCTGGTGccttaaaatgaatttttcctccttcactcctgaatttcttctcattttaaCCCTGAATGTATACTTGGATTTGTGGGTAACAGCACTGTCTCTGAAGTCACTTTGTTCCTATGGTTAATTGCTGCCTTAACTTGATTGTATTTTATGACCCCTGTTCAGTCTTTTATGAAATCACACCCAAGTTTGGTGATTttcaaaagctgagaaaaatggTAGTTAGGAACTGAAAATTGTTCACTTGTGTCTTGTAAAGATTATCAATTTCTGTGTATAGGTATCACAGCTcatgtttttattattcatatttttGGGTGAAGGATTTCTCAGCCAATTTAACCTAAAATGTGGAGATTAGATTTGTGAGTGCCTCTAGGGGCAGGAGAAATGTCCAGAGGGGAGGGTTCAGCCCAGTGACATATGGAATACCGAAGAGGCAGCCTGGAGGGTGTCTCTCTGCCAAGTGGCAAActtcagagagaaaggaagaggaaatgtAAGCAAACCTCAGGGAATGTTGAGCTCTGGGACTGGCGATGAATAAAACAGAGAAGATGAATGAACCATGCTACAAAAAAGTCCAGGATTTCTATACATCTGACCTCAAGAAACCTCTGCTGAAGGAAGTGAATGCTTGGCCACAGgctgcaaagagcagcagcagctccggAGTTCCTTTTCCTTGCCCACATGTGTGTGGTTGCCTCTCCTTGTTGTGCCTGACAGGCACTCTGCTGGGACATCCTCAGTGTTTGGATTATGGGCCACCCTTCCAGCCCCCTTTGCCTTTGGAATTCTGCTCTGCCTATGAAAACTTTGGCTGCTGTGACCAGGAGAgagacaacagcagcaaaatactGGGACATCATGGATTACATGGATCCCCAGGGGTATAAACTGTGTGGAATGTACATCAAATATATCCTGTGTCAGGTagggaggaaaaataatatcTGTATCCTACactttgggttggtttgggggtcAGTTGTGGTTCtgacagctgtgctgctgtgatgggAGGTGTGGGAGCATGGGAAGAGTGGGCTGGCAGGGGAATGGCACTTAATCCTCAAACAGGCATTTTGCAAGGTGCTTTGTGTAAGGTGCATCACTGGAATCTGGGAATATATAGTGACATTTGCTAACAGTAAGGGTTTATGGAAACATCACCCAGTGAGGATGATGATTTTCCCTTAATGAAGAAGAGAATTACAGATCAGTGTTTACCCTCTGCTTGCGGTTGCAAGGTGTTGGATTACAAATTCTACAGAATCAAATGATAAGGGAATTACAGGCAGAGTATTTGGATCTCTGGACTGTAGAGAGGATATTTTTGGTTCTGTTCCTGCTGAGGATGCTCCAAATGCCATGCTTGTCAAAGTGGAACAAAATTTCACAGGCAGTGGTTTCACATAGCTGCTCCAAGGTCCTGAGCTTGCAGTCACAGTGTTTTCATCAGTGCTATCTCCCCACTGCCCACCTGGCTCATGGAAGGTGTGCAGGGAGGAAAGACCAAAGGCACTTTTCTGCCTGAGCTCTTCTGCATCCCTGGAATCAGAGGGCAGGACCCACCTGCCTTTTTAGCAACTGTTAGTCACCCATGCACTCAGTGCATgccaaaacacaaagcagccAAAAGACACATTTGGTCTTTCTAAAACCATACAAAACTGTTGTAGTTAATATTTCCTGAGCTATGAAATGTTATCTGTGTACCAAAATGTTTCCACTCTTTTTGGATGCTGGCAGGATTCTGGTATCTCCTTGGGGTAGGGGATACACCTTTTCAGAACCAGGGATGAAAAAAGTAGCAGCTGAGCGCTGTCATTTTACAGTTGGTAAAACAGCAAAAGATGTGCTATAGATTCTAGCAGAAAAACTGGTGTTGATGCTGTAAGGGTTTTTTACATGATTCAGGTAGAAAAAACACTATAAAATTACTATTGTTTCTTTGATTCCTCATTCTGCAGGGtataatgtaatgtaattttGCATTGTTCTAAGTGTattttgtagggaaaaaatacccaaaccaccttttttttttttttttacagattttcaaagttttaaGCTATtactcttttcctgttttttagaATAAGATTGCTGTTGAATCTTTAAGGAGGAGTTGTGACTGTGATATGTGTTGCTTTCACTGGTCAAGTTGGTAAGAACCATGGAAATGAGATTGGATTCTCTGGCAGATATTCTTTGTCTACTGAATTAGTGAAAAGAGCAAAGATCTACCAAATGGTTTTGCTTTAGTGAAGTCATTTTGCTGGACCAAATTGCTGCTGAACTCACATGGAAGGTATGGAATTCCATTCTGCCACCTCCACAGTATAATCATGGTTtggaacaaaacaaattttaagaAAACGGTGTAGGTGCTTATTGATAAACCTGAAGCGTGGCTGCTCTAATTTAGCAAAGACAGCATTATTTCACATTTTGGGGGGAGATCAGAGCAGTAGCCATGTGTGGTAACAAAGCAGTCAGGTGTTCTCCGGTGCCAAAACCCAGCAAAAGCCAGACAACCTTGCTGGTGTAGTAATGAGGGGGTTGCTGAGCGTTACCCAGGGGAAGCTGGGTTTGGTGACTACAGAATTTCactggccctgcagagcccaagGAGGAGGCCATGGAGTTCACCTTACCTTGgcagtgcagctctgtgcttctTGATGGTCAGGAGATTAATCAGGGATGTGTTCTGGATCATGGATTTCCTGCTGTCACTCTAAACCAGATACCTTTATCTCAAAAACTAACAGGTTAGAAGAGGCATGTAAAGCAATTTGGCTCTGCTGGTAGAGCTCAGTCTGCACCTGGCAAGATCTGGGTCTATTTTAGCTACCCCCACTTATTTTAAGCACTTAGAGGTTTAGAGTCTGACCCTCAGCTGAGTTATTCTAGAATTTAGCTTAAAAATTGAGTATGAAACTCTGAAAACTGCAATTTTCTTAAACAGGTGGAGTGCAAGTTTCAAGCTAGAAAATTTCTCTGGATGCAAACTTTGCTATGTGTGCTAGAGCAGCTGTTTGGCTGGTGGCTGACAGGAATGCTTCCCTATTCAGAAAACTGCTACAGGAGAggcttaaaatataaaaaaggcCAATTAAGCCTTGTTCAAACTGACTGAAAGCCATTGGATGGGAGCTagtgcacagagagcagcagttttttaaaagcagttttaatCTGAGGCCTGGTTTGATTGCTGAATGCACACTTAAGAGaaagtgacaaaacagaagtaTCAATCTGATCTTAGCAACTTGTTTTTGTAAGGTGATATTAATTTTCCTGCATGCTTAAGTGCAGACAACCACCAGTGACTGCAAGGCCACCTAATCCTGGGAGTTTATGTGGACCCTGAGGAATGGCCTCCCTCTTGTGTGCCTTACTGGGTCCATGTGCTGCAGGTGTTGTTTTGCCAGGGAAAAACAGTGTGAGAGGCCCCATGGCTGGAAAAGCatggcagctgcccagggatgctccacTTGTAGGAGGGTGAACTGGAGGAGACgtttctgctgcagcctgttAGTAGAACAGAGCTGAGGAAGCTCAGAGGCACTGAGAATATGCCTTGTTTCAAAGGAAgttggttttctcttttttgctgGTCCAGGAGCTGGATTCTGTTCACACTTATTTGAgtgaaactaaaaatattttcaaaggtgTTAATGAAGTAATCACTTCAGAAGAGGGCTGAGAACAAAAAGACGCTCAGCTGAAGCTTTGACTTTTGGGGATGGCATTCAGAGCCTGGTGGTGCCCTTCCTCATTCTGGGAAGGCCTTAAACATGGGAAGAATGGTGTGGTTCTGCCAGCTGGGACTGGGGTCAGACTGTAAAGAGAGGCCTGGAGGACTTGGCTCCCCTTTGCAAGGCTGGAGATTTTCGATTTGGGAAGAGGGAGGGGTTCCTTACAGATGTGCCGTGGAAGCAACAGAAACCAGGtcattctgtgctttctggtaACCAAGTGGCAGCAATGAAAAGTGAGAAACCTCCTACACCATCCAAAAGCTGCAAGGGCTTTGTTCCTTATAAGTCATACCTGTTCTTAGTATATCGAAAAGCCCCTGGTGTTGCTGTGAGCAAAGAGAACAACTTGCTTGTGAAGTTTGGAAAAACCTTGTATAACTtcccagattttaaaattaattctgtttagTGAACTTGTTTAATGAGGCAGGAAAACTATTATTAATGTAGTAGTTGAGCTCACTTGCAATTTTGAtcttttcccttctctaaaaatacaggaattgCTGAAGATGATCCCTGCTAAAATGATTGGTACAGTCACAAACAACTAAGATAACACTTGCTGCAGGCTGATGCCCTCAGCAGTGCTTCTTGATGCAGAGAATCTTAGTTTTGTGTGTTAAGGAAACTCATCATGACTAAGCCTTGACAAGCAACTACACAGAGAGGTCCTTAAAGCCCTGGGTCTGCTCTGTCCTGGAATAAGCTGCTGAATTACCACTGAAATTTTGCTAAGCACTTTGTTTAACTGTGTTGGCCCTTCTAGTAACTTTTGTACCTGTCAGTGTCATTGAGCAACTGCTTTTTGATGCTCTCTGAAAGTAAATTTTCTcactttgtgtttctgtgtgtttgacAGATGATATTCTGCCAATGTTTGCATATGGCCGCAGTGTGGGCAAGTCAGCTACTGGAGGCTTTGTCTGCAGGGGATGTGAATCACCCAGCTTGAATGGCCTTTATATTTTTGGTGATTTCATGAGTGGGTGAGACtgattgttttctttgctgctccCATTCTGTACTCACATTTGCCTTGTCTGGGCAAATAAGTATATTGGAGCATCCCAAAGCCTTTTGGGCTGGAGTAAATGAGAAACTTGGATATGGACTAAGTTCTGTGTTTGACTGTTACAACAACATTTTTGTTGGAATCTAAACTTCCTCCATTTCAGAATCCTTAGGATAAGTTTGCTTTTGTTCAGGTCTGGTTCTCCAAAATCCAGCCAACAGTCACAGTCTTCACGGactgctttttttgtttcagtaatGCATGATTTTGACAGGAACAAATCTTGATGATGGAGACATGAAACatagggttttatttttcatctagTCGACTTATAGCTTTACAGGAGGATGAGAAGACAAATAAGTGGAAGAAGCAGGATATCTGCATTGGCAGCACAACACCTTGTGCTTCCCCTGGAATGATCAGTTCCTGCAGCAAATTCATCATCTCGTTTGCTGAGGATGAAGCAGGTTGGTATTGTGCTGGCCACATCTTCAATGGAAACTGTACAGTCTGTTCTCTACTGTagggaaaatatgggaaattCTGTGGCTCCTGAGGTGTGCCTGGAGAGCAGGCAGTGCAGAGAGGTTTGTGGCTGGCTCAGCATGGCAggtggggctgctctgtggctcAAGGAGGTCTCCTGCCCTGTGAGGCTGTTGCAGATCAGGTTAATGGAGAGCTCAGGAGACAGAATGTCATGTGAAACAttccttttgttgttgtttctttgtgCTCTTTCACTAATCAAAAGACCATATAAATGCAGTTCAGTTTTTCATTGTACCATCTCATCCTCACTTGAGTTCTTAGGGCTTCTCTGAATTTCTCCTGCTTCCTCAGTATAAATTCCTCAGCCTTATTCACAACAATATCACCTCACACTGTGGACCATAGACCAGGACTTTATTTGGGGATCACTAAAGCCACTCATTTCAAATTTTAGTGTAAAGGCCTCAGCACATGGGACACTGCTAAGGTCACAAGGACCACATCTCCCACCAAGGTGGAAATACCAATGAATTCTGTTCACTTTTCTACAGCCTCCTGACAGAGCTGTATAATACAAAAAGCAGTTGCAAGGTTTTGGAGAGCACAGGTGTACTTTAGTACTTCACCATTCAGCAGAAAGGAGATTTGCTTGCCATGAAAAGATCCTAGATTATCTGCCTAACATATGCTTTCAGAGCTGCATGGAGATGCAGGGTTTGGTGTGAAATGTGTACAGTTTTTAACTGCTCTAACATGTGAAATGGATGAATGTTAAATGGCTTTTCCTGGCAGCCTTTTAGAAACCAACATGGTGTTATGTAGTTCAAAAGACAACAACAGCTTTGTCACTTGCAAGAtaatttcccttctctctggATATTGTTCCAGTGGGTGCTGAAGAAGGCACAAGgaacatttctcttttcacagCTACCAGACAGAAATGAGAAGCTTCTGTCTCCCACAGATTAGCCAATGTAGCTCTtgctgaattttttcctttttggtatGACCCTGAAATCgaaaatatatttcttgtgTGGTCTTCCTCTCTATTTGTAGTTTCTGGCTGCTTGTTTggtaaatacattttaaaaaatatgtatttatacagAGAAAAGCAACCTTTTGGCGAGCCAGAGAGGTGAGGTAATGAATGAAAGCTGCTGGTTCTGTgtggagctctgctgcagccaggagggcatTTGGTGTTTCTGGGAGCTCatctgcacagggcagggtgagCACAAAGCAATTTCTTGGACATAAGGCATGGCTAAGGGGATAACTGAAGGGGTTTCCTTTTCTGACCACATGCATTACTGAAAAGCTAAGAAAGAGGGAAATCAAGAACTGGGATCCAGCTTGAGCACATGAATCTAAgaccagttttctttttttactttcatttagGGGAACTATATTTTATGTCTATTTGTTATCCCAGTGCCTATGCACCACATGGATCACACTACAAGCTCATTGATGCTGCAAGGTTTGTAATTAAAGAT
This window contains:
- the HHIPL2 gene encoding LOW QUALITY PROTEIN: HHIP-like protein 2 (The sequence of the model RefSeq protein was modified relative to this genomic sequence to represent the inferred CDS: inserted 6 bases in 3 codons; substituted 3 bases at 3 genomic stop codons), which encodes MNKTEKMNEPCYKKVQDFYTSDLKKPLLKEVNAWPQAAKSSSSSGVPFPCPHVCGCLSLLCLTGTLLGHPQCLDYGPPFQPPLPLEFCSAYENFGCCDQERDNXAAKYWDIMDYMDPQGYKLCGMYIKYILCQVSVCLTDDILPMFAYGRSVGKSATGGFVCRGCESPSLNGLYIFGDFMSGRLIALQEDEKTNKWKKQDICIGSTTPCASPGMISSCSKFIISFAEDEAGELYFMSICYPSAYAPHGSHYKLIDAARFVIKDGFPGQILLATVMCLMATQTSRGTCQMSASGFVFQGGKCQYKPIPVKTXSKWIPFVPHAKTVLELLNEASATMPPKTSSTLTAATPIVFPKKAXKTSSTKIKASTAKSAPSGKERQSQSXGKKEEXSFPQKEKKIXHNSKTALAPPVPKKKCSHLATTKEVLPKKATSAKGKLEKRRKRQLLKLLQ